The proteins below come from a single Roseiflexus sp. RS-1 genomic window:
- a CDS encoding serine hydrolase domain-containing protein, with amino-acid sequence MTIDPERLQRAFRILQGWLDEGTVTAVASVVLHHGRVAGEFYGGVVSPAPEAPAVNGSSLFHIASIGKPMTALAVMLLVESGCIALDDPVGDILPGFRGAGRDAISVRQLLTHTSGLPQDPDLSQLPPDVSTFDELRTYIHALPVVPPGSKVEYSNVGYGLLGLIIETVSQQPCATFMREHVFAPSGLDDTWLAPPDHLFPRIVRVDGTFDRGSSTERFNSTYARRRTHPAGSVIATARDVARFFQMFLDNGVVEGRQVISPATARLMITNHTAGLRGGIEGFMTWDDCAWGLGFDLRGNKRPHFSGEYTSPHTFGHTGVSGVFAWADPEIDLVCVMLANRTLFDAWNTSRWSRFSTAVVASLR; translated from the coding sequence ATGACCATTGATCCAGAACGTCTGCAACGCGCCTTTCGAATCCTCCAGGGGTGGCTTGATGAGGGAACAGTGACCGCCGTGGCGTCGGTTGTTCTGCACCATGGTCGGGTGGCAGGTGAGTTTTATGGCGGGGTTGTTTCACCGGCGCCAGAGGCGCCAGCGGTCAACGGCAGCAGCCTGTTCCATATTGCATCGATTGGGAAACCGATGACGGCGCTCGCGGTGATGCTCCTGGTCGAATCCGGTTGCATCGCACTCGACGATCCGGTTGGCGATATCTTGCCCGGATTCCGGGGCGCGGGGCGCGACGCCATCAGTGTGCGTCAGTTACTGACCCATACGTCCGGTTTGCCGCAAGACCCCGATCTCAGTCAGTTGCCGCCCGATGTCAGCACATTCGACGAACTGCGCACGTATATCCACGCGCTGCCAGTGGTTCCGCCTGGTAGCAAAGTGGAGTACAGCAATGTGGGGTATGGTCTGCTCGGTTTGATTATTGAAACGGTCAGCCAGCAACCATGTGCCACATTCATGCGTGAGCATGTCTTCGCGCCGTCCGGTCTGGACGACACCTGGCTTGCGCCGCCGGATCATCTTTTCCCCCGTATCGTGCGTGTGGATGGAACGTTTGATCGCGGCAGTTCAACCGAACGTTTCAATTCCACGTATGCGCGGCGGCGGACGCATCCGGCGGGGAGTGTCATCGCTACGGCGCGTGATGTTGCGCGCTTCTTCCAGATGTTTCTCGACAACGGCGTCGTTGAAGGACGACAAGTTATTTCCCCCGCCACTGCGCGCCTGATGATTACCAATCATACCGCCGGACTGCGGGGCGGTATCGAGGGCTTCATGACGTGGGACGACTGCGCCTGGGGGTTGGGGTTTGATCTACGCGGTAACAAACGCCCCCACTTCTCCGGCGAATATACCTCGCCGCACACCTTTGGTCACACCGGAGTGTCCGGCGTCTTTGCCTGGGCGGATCCGGAAATCGATCTGGTGTGCGTGATGCTGGCGAACCGCACCCTCTTCGACGCCTGGAACACCTCGCGCTGGTCGCGCTTCTCGACGGCGGTTGTCGCCTCGCTCCGCTGA
- a CDS encoding alpha-N-arabinofuranosidase, with amino-acid sequence MNAGRSARIAIDEERVIGRISPLLFGGFIEHMGRCVYRGIFDPGSALADEHGLRIDVVAALRELNPRIIRYPGGNFLSGYHWRDGVGPVAQRPRRRELAWQSIETNHFGTHEFITLCRMLGAEPMLGVNLGTGTIEEAGAYVEYCNAPAGTLEADRRVANGAPEPFGVRYWCLGNEMDGPWQIGHMDATAYAVKAREAAKLMKWHDPSIRLTLCGSSSSHMPTYPEWDRIALEICWEYVDYLSLHFYAGNRDDDTDSYLALARQFEDHLDALAGTLRYVKAKLRSRHDVYLSWDEWNVWYKDQTMQGGWQEAPHLIEEVYNLEDALVVAQWLNVFLRRCDVLKMACLAQLVNVIAPILTRPDGILRQSIFYPFALFSRYASGDSLDLLVQAPTYATRMFGEQPLIDAAASYDAGQGKGAIFIVHRGRTEPLTLDLEWQGRAPYRVASIYQVSGSDPKAANTFDTPDVIGIRPLPGAPVVDGRFRLQVPPLSLTVAVVER; translated from the coding sequence ATGAATGCCGGACGTTCTGCACGGATCGCTATTGACGAAGAGCGGGTGATCGGGCGCATCTCGCCGCTCTTGTTCGGCGGCTTTATCGAGCACATGGGGCGCTGCGTCTATCGGGGGATATTCGACCCTGGATCGGCATTGGCGGATGAGCATGGTTTGCGCATCGATGTCGTGGCGGCGCTGCGCGAACTGAATCCGCGGATCATTCGCTATCCAGGAGGAAACTTTCTCTCCGGCTACCACTGGCGAGATGGCGTGGGTCCGGTCGCGCAGCGCCCGCGCCGCCGTGAACTGGCGTGGCAGTCCATCGAAACAAACCATTTTGGCACGCATGAGTTCATCACCCTCTGCCGCATGCTCGGCGCCGAACCGATGCTCGGCGTCAACCTGGGGACCGGAACCATCGAGGAGGCGGGCGCATATGTTGAATACTGCAACGCACCGGCTGGCACGCTCGAAGCCGATCGGCGCGTCGCCAATGGCGCGCCAGAGCCGTTTGGCGTGCGCTACTGGTGCCTGGGCAATGAGATGGATGGTCCCTGGCAGATCGGGCATATGGACGCAACCGCTTATGCGGTGAAAGCCCGTGAAGCGGCAAAACTGATGAAGTGGCATGATCCGTCGATCAGGCTGACCCTCTGCGGTTCGTCGAGCAGTCATATGCCCACCTATCCAGAATGGGACCGGATCGCTCTTGAGATCTGCTGGGAGTATGTCGATTACCTTTCGCTCCACTTCTATGCGGGCAATCGGGATGACGACACCGACAGTTATCTGGCGCTGGCGCGGCAATTTGAAGATCATCTCGATGCGCTCGCCGGAACGCTGCGCTATGTGAAAGCGAAACTGCGCTCACGTCACGATGTATACCTGAGTTGGGACGAATGGAATGTCTGGTACAAAGACCAGACAATGCAGGGGGGATGGCAGGAAGCGCCGCACCTGATCGAAGAGGTGTACAATCTGGAGGATGCCCTGGTCGTGGCGCAGTGGTTGAATGTCTTTCTACGACGTTGCGACGTATTGAAGATGGCGTGCCTGGCGCAACTGGTCAACGTCATTGCGCCGATCCTCACCCGTCCTGATGGCATCCTGCGACAGTCGATCTTCTACCCCTTTGCGCTGTTCAGTCGTTACGCCTCCGGCGACTCGCTGGATCTGCTGGTGCAGGCGCCAACATACGCCACACGCATGTTCGGCGAACAACCGCTGATCGATGCTGCTGCGAGTTACGATGCCGGACAAGGCAAGGGCGCGATCTTCATCGTGCATCGCGGGCGCACTGAACCGCTGACGCTCGACCTGGAGTGGCAGGGGCGCGCACCATATCGGGTTGCCAGTATCTATCAGGTCTCCGGGAGCGATCCAAAAGCCGCCAATACGTTCGATACCCCTGATGTGATCGGTATCCGCCCCCTGCCCGGAGCGCCGGTCGTTGACGGTCGATTTCGTCTCCAGGTTCCGCCACTCTCATTGACCGTGGCAGTCGTCGAGCGGTGA
- a CDS encoding haloacid dehalogenase type II yields the protein MPRVIVFDVNETLLDMRALDPLFTRIFGVASARQSWFGQVLQSAFVTTITGRYENFSRIWAAALEMTAVRYGVSLAPDDRTAILAGMRTLPPHPDVPASLERLRSAGLRLAALTNSTEEVAIAQLTNAGIDHFFENIFSADIVRRLKPAPEPYEYAAVRLGVPIGRIRMVAAHAWDIAGAVCAGCAAAFVARPGTALDPLFPRPDITGADMMEVAEQILACESP from the coding sequence ATGCCGCGGGTGATCGTTTTCGATGTGAATGAGACGTTGCTCGATATGCGCGCGCTTGATCCACTGTTTACACGCATATTCGGTGTAGCAAGCGCGCGCCAGTCCTGGTTCGGTCAGGTGCTTCAATCCGCGTTTGTGACCACAATTACCGGAAGGTATGAGAACTTCTCACGGATCTGGGCGGCGGCGCTTGAGATGACAGCAGTGCGCTATGGCGTATCTCTCGCGCCGGATGATCGCACCGCCATCCTTGCCGGTATGCGCACCCTGCCGCCCCACCCGGATGTTCCGGCATCGCTTGAGCGTCTGCGCTCCGCCGGGCTACGGCTGGCTGCTCTGACCAATTCGACCGAGGAAGTGGCAATCGCGCAGTTGACCAATGCCGGCATCGATCACTTTTTCGAGAACATTTTTTCCGCCGATATTGTACGACGTCTGAAGCCGGCGCCAGAACCTTACGAATATGCCGCCGTTCGCCTCGGTGTTCCCATAGGACGCATCCGCATGGTTGCAGCGCATGCGTGGGATATTGCCGGTGCGGTATGTGCCGGTTGCGCCGCAGCATTCGTCGCGCGTCCCGGCACGGCGCTCGATCCGCTCTTCCCCCGTCCTGACATCACCGGCGCCGATATGATGGAGGTCGCTGAGCAGATTCTGGCGTGTGAAAGCCCGTAA
- a CDS encoding nucleotidyltransferase family protein has translation MSATTDIPGMDRPIEAYVERWRKRQEAAYAYNRRLAQQARQDVEHIAAMLRQKFGVTRILLFGSLMTDRFSAESDIDLAVADLAPADYFPALAEAGKLTDFPVDLKPLEALAPHVRDRILERGEDV, from the coding sequence ATGAGCGCGACGACCGACATTCCGGGCATGGATCGCCCAATCGAAGCGTATGTCGAACGCTGGCGAAAGCGTCAGGAAGCTGCGTATGCGTACAACCGGCGTCTGGCGCAGCAGGCGCGGCAGGATGTCGAACATATTGCAGCGATGCTGCGGCAGAAGTTTGGAGTTACCCGGATTCTTCTCTTCGGATCACTGATGACCGATCGTTTCTCCGCCGAATCGGACATCGATCTGGCTGTTGCCGATCTCGCGCCTGCCGATTACTTCCCTGCGCTGGCAGAAGCCGGAAAACTCACCGATTTTCCCGTCGATCTGAAGCCGCTCGAAGCGCTGGCTCCGCATGTTCGGGATCGTATTCTGGAACGTGGAGAAGATGTATAA
- the recG gene encoding ATP-dependent DNA helicase RecG has translation MDEKEQIIRLGRLLAEEERRGCDNSTVAGGLERFLTTWRMEAGDALRYEPVQQALELLAGYAVLDQPTRRARVGIALENLRSLFRAQPTSHSSAAPKVTMPTRAPVRRPSRPAPASARPLTPDSPLEDVPGITRIMAQSFRRLGVRTVRDLLYHFPHRYDDFTSHRTIAELQPGAVETIVAEVLDARTVPMKSGGTRLDVLVGDETGTLKVVFFRQPWLAQRFTVGTKVVLSGKIGIYDGLRQMASPEWQPFTDDDLIHVGRLVPVHPLTRGLVERSARTLIKHVVDRCAPMLEDHLPPAVLERTGLMPLSQAIAQIHFPESHEMLERARRRLGFDEFLFIQLGVLQRRVIWQAQQGYAITRRDDVHEAFLRQLPFELTGAQVRALEEIFADMERPVPMARLLQGDVGSGKTVVAAAAALQVIAAGFQAAIMAPTEILAEQHYRSLRSLLGKVPVPRDDRHAPMDDLDPEQRERLEEIRRILGMSGDDDLDGRGVRVALLTGSLGAKERRRVLEGIARGDIDLIVGTHALISEGVQYAALGLAVIDEQHRFGVEQRQRLKDKGYNPHMLVMTATPIPRTLTLTIYGDLDVSILDELPPGRQEIKTRWITTVEREKAYRHIRREVAKGRQAFVICPLVDESEKVDLPSAEEMHATLSRDVFPDLRIALIHGKMPPREKDAVMIAFRNHEYDILVATAVIEVGIDVPNATTILIEGAERFGLAQLHQFRGRVGRGIHQSYCILVCDKDQNEVTRQRMAAMEQISDGFRLAEIDLQLRGPGEFFGTRQSGTPDLKVAQLADTRLLHTAYREAQKILADDPRLERPEHTLLRAKMDEFWVDTVQAG, from the coding sequence ATGGACGAGAAAGAGCAGATCATTCGTCTTGGCAGATTGCTGGCGGAGGAAGAGCGTCGCGGGTGTGACAACAGCACCGTTGCAGGCGGGTTGGAGCGTTTTCTGACGACATGGCGTATGGAAGCCGGGGATGCGCTGCGCTACGAGCCGGTGCAGCAGGCGCTTGAACTGCTTGCCGGATACGCCGTGCTCGATCAGCCAACCCGGCGCGCGCGCGTCGGCATCGCACTCGAAAACCTTCGCTCGTTGTTTCGCGCTCAACCGACGTCGCATTCCTCAGCAGCGCCCAAGGTCACGATGCCGACGCGCGCGCCGGTGCGCCGTCCTTCCCGTCCGGCGCCAGCGTCAGCGCGCCCGCTCACACCCGACTCACCGCTTGAGGATGTGCCGGGCATCACCCGGATCATGGCGCAGTCGTTCCGGCGTCTTGGCGTGCGTACCGTGCGCGATCTGCTCTACCATTTTCCCCATCGCTACGATGATTTCACCTCGCACCGCACCATCGCCGAACTGCAACCTGGCGCGGTCGAAACGATCGTTGCCGAGGTGCTGGACGCGCGCACCGTACCGATGAAGAGCGGCGGCACGCGGCTTGATGTGCTGGTAGGCGACGAAACCGGCACGCTGAAAGTCGTCTTCTTCCGTCAACCCTGGCTGGCACAGCGCTTCACCGTGGGCACAAAGGTGGTATTGAGCGGCAAGATCGGCATCTACGACGGGTTGCGCCAGATGGCATCACCCGAATGGCAACCGTTCACCGACGATGACCTGATCCACGTCGGTCGTCTGGTGCCGGTGCATCCGCTGACCCGCGGGCTGGTCGAGCGCAGCGCGCGCACCCTGATCAAACACGTGGTCGATAGGTGCGCCCCGATGCTGGAAGACCATCTTCCCCCGGCGGTGCTCGAACGCACCGGCTTGATGCCGTTGTCCCAGGCGATCGCGCAGATCCATTTCCCCGAAAGTCACGAGATGCTCGAACGGGCGCGCCGTCGCCTGGGATTCGACGAATTCCTCTTCATTCAGCTTGGCGTCCTTCAGCGCAGAGTGATCTGGCAGGCGCAGCAAGGGTATGCCATTACGCGTCGCGATGATGTGCATGAAGCGTTTCTCAGGCAGTTGCCGTTCGAACTGACCGGCGCACAGGTGCGCGCGCTGGAAGAGATCTTCGCCGATATGGAGCGCCCTGTGCCGATGGCGCGCCTGTTGCAGGGAGATGTGGGCAGCGGTAAAACCGTCGTCGCAGCCGCAGCCGCGCTTCAGGTCATCGCTGCGGGTTTCCAGGCGGCGATCATGGCGCCGACCGAAATCCTGGCGGAGCAGCACTACCGCAGTTTGCGATCGCTGCTCGGCAAAGTTCCTGTGCCGCGCGATGATCGGCACGCCCCGATGGATGACCTCGATCCCGAACAGCGGGAACGTCTGGAAGAGATCAGGCGCATCCTGGGCATGAGCGGCGATGACGATCTGGACGGACGTGGCGTGCGGGTAGCGTTGCTCACCGGCAGTCTCGGCGCAAAAGAGCGACGCCGCGTGCTGGAAGGGATCGCGCGCGGTGATATTGACCTGATCGTCGGGACGCATGCCCTGATCTCCGAAGGGGTGCAGTATGCTGCGTTGGGTCTGGCAGTCATCGATGAGCAGCATCGCTTCGGCGTCGAACAGCGTCAACGCCTGAAGGACAAAGGGTACAATCCGCATATGTTGGTGATGACAGCGACGCCGATCCCGCGCACGCTGACGTTGACCATCTACGGCGACCTCGATGTATCGATACTCGACGAACTGCCGCCAGGACGCCAGGAGATCAAGACCCGCTGGATCACCACCGTCGAGCGCGAAAAAGCCTATCGCCACATCCGGCGCGAAGTCGCAAAAGGGCGTCAGGCGTTCGTCATCTGCCCGCTGGTCGACGAGAGCGAGAAGGTCGATCTCCCATCCGCCGAGGAAATGCATGCAACGCTGTCGCGTGATGTCTTCCCCGACCTGCGCATTGCCCTGATCCACGGCAAAATGCCGCCCCGCGAGAAGGATGCGGTGATGATCGCCTTCCGCAACCACGAATATGACATCCTCGTCGCCACTGCCGTGATCGAGGTCGGGATCGACGTTCCGAACGCCACCACGATCCTGATCGAGGGAGCAGAACGGTTTGGTCTGGCGCAGTTGCACCAGTTCCGCGGGCGCGTTGGACGGGGCATTCATCAGAGTTACTGTATTCTCGTCTGCGACAAAGATCAGAACGAGGTCACGCGCCAGCGCATGGCAGCGATGGAGCAGATCAGCGACGGCTTCCGCCTGGCGGAGATCGACCTGCAACTGCGCGGACCGGGAGAGTTCTTCGGCACCCGTCAGAGCGGCACGCCTGATCTCAAAGTGGCGCAACTGGCGGATACGCGCCTGCTGCACACTGCGTACCGAGAAGCGCAAAAAATTCTCGCCGATGATCCGCGCCTCGAACGCCCGGAACACACGCTGCTGCGCGCTAAAATGGACGAATTCTGGGTCGATACGGTTCAGGCAGGGTGA
- a CDS encoding DegV family protein gives MPSVHIVVDSTADIPADARAAYHIHVVPVLLHRQGETLRDDIDISRDEYYRWIAEHNELPTTSAPSVGMFEEVFRELTRDGGAVLSISVAAGLSATYNAAVQAARLVEDARIVCVDSHSIAMPVAYLALAAARRLAQGATLEEAVALVETLREQTVAYVALQTLRYLERGGRISRTRALLGTLLDVKPILEVRDSQVLPVERVRTWRRVPARLLELVQARGAYQELSVVYTTSRAEAESLADACAAAGLLARDRIRTVQIGAVLGTHMGPGALGITGLLNA, from the coding sequence ATGCCATCAGTCCATATTGTTGTCGATTCGACAGCCGACATACCTGCCGATGCCCGTGCTGCATACCACATTCATGTGGTGCCGGTGCTGCTGCATCGTCAGGGTGAAACGCTGCGCGACGATATCGATATCAGCCGTGATGAGTACTATCGCTGGATCGCCGAACACAACGAACTTCCGACCACCTCGGCGCCATCGGTTGGCATGTTCGAGGAAGTGTTCCGCGAGTTGACGCGCGACGGCGGCGCAGTGCTGTCGATCAGCGTTGCGGCTGGCTTGAGCGCCACATACAACGCCGCCGTGCAGGCGGCGCGGCTTGTCGAGGATGCGCGCATCGTCTGCGTCGATAGCCATTCGATTGCCATGCCTGTTGCCTATCTGGCGCTTGCTGCTGCGCGTCGCCTGGCGCAGGGCGCAACGCTGGAAGAAGCAGTTGCCCTGGTTGAAACGTTGCGTGAGCAGACGGTGGCGTATGTGGCGCTTCAAACACTGCGCTATCTGGAGCGAGGCGGGCGGATCAGTCGCACGCGGGCGTTGCTCGGCACACTGCTCGATGTGAAGCCCATTCTGGAGGTGCGCGACTCGCAGGTATTGCCGGTTGAACGGGTGCGCACCTGGCGGCGTGTTCCCGCACGGCTGCTCGAACTGGTGCAGGCGCGGGGCGCATACCAGGAATTGAGCGTCGTGTATACAACCAGCCGCGCCGAAGCGGAGTCGCTGGCAGATGCATGCGCTGCCGCAGGGCTGCTTGCGCGCGACCGCATCCGCACAGTGCAGATCGGCGCTGTGCTGGGAACCCACATGGGACCCGGCGCACTGGGGATTACAGGGTTGTTGAATGCGTGA
- a CDS encoding DegV family protein: MASIKIVTDSSCDIPLSVAHELGIEIVPMQIVIGNQSYRAGLDITAEQFYQALQENRTQVTVQPPPMTAFEQLYRRLTVEYEHIFSLHLSGRLVPAYHVAQQARNRLPASSSRVEVIDSKLLSMALGMVVVHAARAARDGATPEETAHLINLLIQHCHLVFFVDTIEYLEHSGRLALATTVLGSMQRIKPLLLLDDGEIVPYERTRTRAKAIEGLYTFIEDFPRVREVTALYATTPEDVEKLLEKVDPIFPRDRVQTMQFGPSVGAFLGPGAMGVAVFEGID, translated from the coding sequence ATGGCAAGCATCAAAATCGTGACCGATAGTTCCTGCGACATCCCGTTGAGTGTTGCCCATGAACTAGGCATCGAGATTGTACCGATGCAGATCGTCATCGGTAATCAGAGTTACCGGGCTGGTCTCGACATTACTGCAGAGCAGTTCTATCAGGCCTTGCAGGAGAATCGGACTCAGGTGACCGTGCAACCTCCGCCGATGACGGCGTTCGAGCAACTCTACCGGCGTTTGACTGTGGAGTATGAACATATCTTCTCACTCCATCTTTCCGGTCGTCTCGTGCCAGCCTACCACGTGGCGCAGCAGGCGCGCAACCGTTTGCCGGCATCGTCGAGCCGGGTCGAAGTTATCGACAGTAAACTCCTCTCGATGGCACTGGGCATGGTCGTGGTGCACGCGGCGCGAGCGGCGCGCGATGGTGCAACTCCCGAAGAGACAGCGCACCTGATCAACCTCCTGATTCAACATTGCCATCTTGTCTTCTTTGTCGATACCATCGAGTATCTCGAACATAGCGGGCGCCTGGCGCTGGCAACGACCGTTCTCGGATCGATGCAGCGCATCAAGCCGCTCCTCCTGCTCGATGATGGCGAAATTGTGCCCTACGAACGCACCCGCACCCGCGCCAAAGCCATCGAAGGGTTATACACCTTTATTGAGGATTTTCCGCGCGTCCGTGAGGTGACGGCGTTGTACGCCACAACGCCGGAAGATGTCGAGAAATTGCTGGAAAAGGTCGATCCGATCTTCCCGCGTGATCGGGTGCAGACGATGCAGTTTGGACCGAGCGTTGGTGCGTTTCTTGGACCAGGCGCGATGGGTGTGGCGGTGTTTGAGGGAATTGATTGA
- a CDS encoding DAK2 domain-containing protein, which produces MTGAWNGEHLLEALRAAAHDLERHAASLNALNVFPVPDGDTGTNMALTLSGALRDIAPDPSCGVVAERVGYWATLRGRGNSGIILSQMLRGVAAALAGHHLMSGREMAAALAHGSARAYEAVLRPVEGTMLTVIRCAGEAAQRAIAAGEASLGAVLDAAVREARAAVARTPQLLATLREAGVVDAGGQGMLVLLEALLRYARGETGGSFTPPVTAPALVTDHADAVGYCTSFVIHRVTVSLDTLRRVFATLGDSLVVAGDQALVKIHLHTLRPGDALNQALEYGALDQVEVVNMDLQRAALHSSAPVPVEQADIAAAPEAVGIIALAPGAGFAAILRDLGASLVEETVATPTVDEWLALFERVAERSMIVLPNDPQALETARSAAQQVNRRIDVVPAMSSPQGIAALLALNFQAGIDQNLQMMKAAAERVQVITFEVQQDGERHVPAEAPQDAYNVCHALRQHGADAAEIATLYYSRGGDVARAEMLAEAIRAAFPALHVEIHAGGQPGDSMIIALE; this is translated from the coding sequence ATGACCGGCGCGTGGAATGGTGAACATCTGCTGGAAGCGCTGCGCGCAGCCGCGCACGATCTTGAGCGCCACGCTGCGTCGCTCAATGCGCTGAATGTGTTTCCGGTTCCCGACGGCGATACCGGCACGAATATGGCGCTGACGCTCAGTGGGGCGTTGCGCGACATTGCGCCAGACCCATCGTGCGGTGTGGTGGCGGAACGGGTCGGGTACTGGGCAACACTGCGCGGGCGCGGTAATTCGGGCATCATTCTGTCGCAGATGCTGCGCGGTGTCGCCGCTGCTCTCGCCGGGCATCACCTGATGAGCGGGCGCGAAATGGCAGCAGCGCTGGCGCACGGAAGCGCGCGCGCCTATGAAGCGGTGCTGCGCCCGGTGGAAGGCACGATGCTGACCGTCATTCGCTGCGCCGGTGAAGCGGCACAGCGTGCAATTGCGGCTGGCGAGGCGTCGCTTGGCGCTGTACTCGATGCGGCGGTGCGTGAAGCGCGTGCAGCGGTGGCACGAACGCCGCAACTGCTGGCGACCCTGCGCGAGGCAGGGGTGGTCGATGCCGGTGGTCAGGGCATGCTGGTGCTGCTCGAAGCGCTACTGCGCTACGCGCGCGGCGAAACAGGCGGGTCGTTCACACCGCCGGTCACAGCGCCAGCGCTCGTCACGGATCATGCAGATGCAGTCGGCTACTGCACCAGTTTCGTGATCCATCGGGTGACGGTATCGCTGGACACGCTCCGGCGTGTGTTTGCAACGCTCGGCGACTCACTGGTGGTCGCGGGGGATCAGGCGCTGGTGAAAATTCATCTCCACACCCTGCGACCGGGTGATGCGCTCAACCAGGCGCTGGAGTATGGCGCACTCGACCAGGTCGAAGTCGTCAACATGGATCTGCAACGTGCTGCATTGCACTCCAGCGCACCGGTTCCGGTCGAACAGGCGGACATTGCCGCAGCGCCCGAAGCGGTCGGGATCATTGCCCTGGCGCCGGGCGCTGGTTTTGCAGCAATCCTGCGCGACCTGGGCGCCAGCCTGGTGGAGGAAACCGTAGCGACGCCGACGGTCGATGAATGGCTGGCGCTCTTTGAGCGTGTGGCGGAGCGCAGCATGATCGTTCTGCCCAACGATCCGCAGGCGCTGGAGACCGCGCGCAGTGCAGCGCAACAGGTCAACCGACGCATCGATGTCGTACCGGCAATGTCGTCGCCCCAGGGGATTGCCGCGCTGCTGGCGCTGAACTTTCAAGCCGGGATTGATCAGAACCTCCAGATGATGAAGGCGGCAGCGGAGCGCGTGCAGGTGATTACATTCGAGGTGCAACAGGACGGCGAACGACACGTGCCTGCAGAAGCGCCGCAAGATGCGTATAATGTGTGCCATGCACTGCGCCAGCACGGGGCTGACGCTGCTGAGATCGCAACGCTGTACTATAGTCGGGGGGGCGATGTTGCCCGGGCTGAAATGCTGGCGGAAGCGATTCGCGCCGCTTTCCCCGCGCTGCATGTCGAAATACACGCTGGCGGGCAACCCGGCGACAGCATGATCATTGCGCTCGAATAG
- a CDS encoding Asp23/Gls24 family envelope stress response protein, with the protein MHNRSATITIPAGRATVAPRAIASIAAAAALRCDGVAGLSDPQGPPIILPPGDARRGIEVHLHQNSLAVDVYLIVQAGKPIADVAHAAQSAVRAALSFALDLPEPMVNIRVQGVGGRS; encoded by the coding sequence ATGCACAATCGATCCGCAACCATCACCATTCCGGCCGGACGCGCAACCGTTGCCCCGCGTGCTATCGCCTCGATTGCCGCTGCTGCTGCTCTACGGTGTGATGGCGTTGCAGGGCTGAGCGATCCGCAGGGTCCGCCGATCATCCTGCCGCCAGGCGACGCACGGCGCGGCATTGAGGTGCACCTGCACCAGAACTCACTCGCCGTCGATGTGTATCTGATTGTGCAGGCAGGCAAACCGATTGCCGATGTGGCGCATGCTGCACAGTCTGCGGTGCGCGCGGCGTTGTCCTTTGCGCTTGATCTCCCTGAGCCGATGGTCAACATTCGCGTGCAGGGGGTGGGAGGACGATCATGA
- a CDS encoding large ribosomal subunit protein bL28: MAKCMVCNKSVSFGRNIRHKASGGWARRAPKTNRTFKPNVQKTTIMVDGEKVQIKVCTRCLRTMYRAR, translated from the coding sequence ATGGCAAAGTGCATGGTTTGCAACAAGAGCGTCAGTTTTGGACGAAACATCCGGCACAAAGCGTCGGGTGGCTGGGCACGGCGCGCGCCGAAGACCAATCGCACCTTCAAGCCGAATGTGCAGAAAACAACGATCATGGTCGATGGCGAGAAAGTACAGATCAAGGTTTGCACCAGGTGCCTGCGCACAATGTACCGGGCGCGCTGA